One region of Corvus moneduloides isolate bCorMon1 chromosome 15, bCorMon1.pri, whole genome shotgun sequence genomic DNA includes:
- the SLC35A4 gene encoding probable UDP-sugar transporter protein SLC35A4, which translates to MGMFGNAAGSANRLLQRGLWALMLLLSVAIYGSHAPLLTLCKVDGAIPFSSTSMVVLVELTKLMLSLLFLLAGAREPLGAAVSWRHAVPFALSALLYAANNNLVVHMQLFMDPSTFQVLSNLKIVSTALLYSLLLRRRLGLRRWLALLLLLAAGVTYSCGGLRGPSDPGGMHLHVTPVGLLLLSVYCLISGLSAVYTEAILKTQALPLSLQNIFLYFFGVLLNLMGSLWSTTEGRFLEGFSLWVLLVVLSQALNGLIMSVVMKHSSNITRLFIISCSILVNALLSVALFNLQLTLLFFVAVACIGLAVHLYYGVT; encoded by the coding sequence ATGGGGATgtttgggaatgctgctggctctgccaacaggctgctccagagggggctgtgggcactgatgctgctgctgtctgtggcCATCTATGGCTCCCATGCCCCCCTCCTGACCCTCTGCAAGGTGGATGGGGCCATCCCCTTCAGTTCCACGTCCATGGTGGTCCTCGTGGAGCTGACCAAGCTGATGCTGtccctcctgttcctgctggccGGGGCGCGGGAGCCGCTGGGAGCGGCGGTGTCCTGGCGTCACGCCGTGCCCTTCGCCCTCTCGGCCCTGCTCTACGCTGCCAACAACAACCTGGTGGTGCACATGCAGCTCTTCATGGACCCCAGCACCTTCCAGGTGCTCAGTAACCTGAAGATCGTCAGCACGGCACTGCTCTACAGCCTCCTGCTGCGCCGGCGCCTGGGCCTGCGCCGCtggctggccctgctgctgctgctggctgccggtGTCACCTACAGCTgtggggggctgcgggggcccAGTGACCCCGGTGGGATGCACCTGCACGTCACACccgtggggctgctgctgctctccgtGTACTGCCTCATCTCCGGCCTGTCTGCTGTCTACACCGAAGCCATCCTGAAAACCCAGGCGCTGCCTCTCAGCCTCCAGAACATCTTCCTGTACTTTTTTGGGGTCCTGCTGAACCTGATGGGCTCCCTGTGGAGCACCACGGAGGGCAGGTTCCTGGAGGGCTTCTCTCTATGGGTGCTGCTGGTCGTGCTCAGCCAGGCTCTGAATGGACTCATCATGTCCGTGGTGATGAAGCACAGCAGCAACATCACCAGGCTCTTCATcatctcctgctccatcctggtCAACGCCCTCCTCTCTGTTGCCCTCTTCAACCTGCAGCTCACCCTCCTCTTCTTCGTGGCCGTGGCGTGCATCGGCCTGGCTGTGCACCTGTACTACGGAGTCACATAG
- the LOC116451698 gene encoding SLC35A4 upstream open reading frame protein-like, translated as MADDKDSLPKLKDLAFLKGQLESLQRRVEDEVQAGVGQDGSLLASPLLKGFLAGYLVAKLRFSAVLGFVAGTCTGIYAAQNYAVPNVEKTIRDYVNSLKKGRD; from the exons ATGGCGGACGATAAG GACTCGCTGCCTAAGCTGAAGGATCTCGCCTTCCTGAAGGGGCAGTTGGAGAGCCTGCAGCGCAGGGTGGAGGACGAGGTGCAGGCCGGCGTGGGGCAG GACGGGTCCCTGCTGGCATCGCCCTTACTCAAAGGCTTTCTGGCGGGATACCTGGTAGCCAAGCTCCGCTTCTCCGCTGTCCTGGGCTTCGTGGCCGGCACCTGCACGGGGATTTACGCCGCCCAAAACTACGCCGTGCCCAACGTTGAGAAGACGATTCGTGACTATGTGAATTCACTGAAAAAAGGTCGGGACTAG
- the STING1 gene encoding stimulator of interferon genes protein isoform X3, with protein MCTSTSPYVAEAPGACLQQPPEGAPAAQAAAQSPGTTAGETWGWQLETAPIGALLKGICCLAEEIFHLHSRHHGSFWKALSSCFPPRWHGPMLLICGSAYVALLGDGQPLCLHLILASLCQLLVLALGLHKPSAVEMSEMSERSKQNVAHGLAWSYYVGYLKIVLPRMKKSMEEFCRANPNLLACRKTWKLHILIPLSCDVYDDLEKADSNIQYVTDLTETTLARAGTKKRVYKHSLYAIRDEENQLWYCAVEYATPLQSLYAMSQDECAAFSREERLEQAKLFYRTLEEILKGSKECADAYRLIAYEEPEEAETCFLSREIMWHLQQEHREEITMLEGNHLHTPSMALDSAELNLQISVSDLPQPLRTDGF; from the exons ATGTGCACGTCTACCAGCCCGTACGTCGCCGAGGCTCCGGGTGCGTGTCTGCAGCAGCCTCCGGAAGGAGCCCCAGCTGCCCAGGCGGCAGCGCAGAGCCCGGGAACCACAGCGGGGGAAacctggggctggcagctggaaaCTGCTCCG ATCGGGGCGCTGCTCAAGGGCATCTGCTGCCTGGCCGAGGAGATCTTCCACCTCCACTCCAG GCACCACGGCAGCTTCTGgaaagccctgagcagctgcttcccCCCGCGCTGGCACGGGCCCATGCTGCTCATCTGTGGCTCAGCCTACGTGGCTCTCCTCGGTGATGGGCAGCCACTCTGCCTCCACCTCATCTTGGCTAGTCTGTGCCAGCTCCTCGTCCTTGCCCTGGGGCTCCAC AAGCCCTCAGCAGTGGAGATGTCTGAGATGTCCGAGAGGTCCAAGCAGAACGTCGCTCATGGGCTTGCCTGGTCCTATTACGTTGGGTACCTAAAAATAGTCCTGCCAC GGATGAAAAAGTCCATGGAGGAATTCTGCAGAGCCAATCCCAACCTCCTGGCATGCAGGAAGACCTGGAAGCTCCACATCTTGATCCCTCTGAGCTGTGATGTCTATGATGACCTGGAGAAAGCTGACAGCAATATCCAGTATGTGACAGACCTCACTGAAACCACCCTAGCCCGAGCTGGCACCAAAAAGAGGGTGTACAAACACAGCCTCTATGCAATCAGGGATGAAGAAAACCAG ctctggtACTGTGCTGTGGAATATGCCACCCCGCTGCAGTCCCTCTACGCCATGTCCCAGGATGAGTGTGCTGCCTTCAGCCGGGAGGAGCGCCTGGAGCAGGCCAAGCTTTTCTACAGGACCTTGGAGGAGATCCTGAAAGGCTCCAAGGAGTGTGCAGATGCCTACCGGCTCATTGCCTACGAGG AGCCAGAAGAAGCAGAGACCTGCTTCTTGTCCAGAGAGATCATGTGGCACTTGCAGCAGGAGCATCGCGAGGAGATCACCATGCTTGAGGGGAACCACCTGCACACCCCGTCCATGGCCCTGGACTCAGCAGAGCTCAACCTCCAGATCAGTGTGTCAGACCTGCCACAGCCACTGCGCACTGACGGCTTCTAG
- the STING1 gene encoding stimulator of interferon genes protein isoform X2, giving the protein MCTSTSPYVAEAPGACLQQPPEGAPAAQAAAQSPGTTAGETWGWQLETAPMPREPRQRRAPLIPEARGGRAQRAVCVLLALCAGALLLAGESLVPTARSLIFHFATLQIGALLKGICCLAEEIFHLHSRHHGSFWKALSSCFPPRWHGPMLLICGSAYVALLGDGQPLCLHLILASLCQLLVLALGLHKPSAVEMSEMSERSKQNVAHGLAWSYYVGYLKIVLPRMKKSMEEFCRANPNLLACRKTWKLHILIPLSCDVYDDLEKADSNIQYVTDLTETTLARAGTKKRVYKHSLYAIRDEENQLWYCAVEYATPLQSLYAMSQDECAAFSREERLEQAKLFYRTLEEILKGSKECADAYRLIAYEEPEEAETCFLSREIMWHLQQEHREEITMLEGNHLHTPSMALDSAELNLQISVSDLPQPLRTDGF; this is encoded by the exons ATGTGCACGTCTACCAGCCCGTACGTCGCCGAGGCTCCGGGTGCGTGTCTGCAGCAGCCTCCGGAAGGAGCCCCAGCTGCCCAGGCGGCAGCGCAGAGCCCGGGAACCACAGCGGGGGAAacctggggctggcagctggaaaCTGCTCCG ATGCCCCGGGAGCCGAGGCAGCGCCGTGCCCCGCTGATCCCCGAGgcccgcggcgggcgggcgcaGCGCGCTGTGTGCGTGCTGCTGGCGCTGTGCgccggggctctgctcctcGCCGGGGAGTCCCTCGTGCCCACCGCCCGCAGCCTCATCTTCCACTTCGCCACCCTGCAGATCGGGGCGCTGCTCAAGGGCATCTGCTGCCTGGCCGAGGAGATCTTCCACCTCCACTCCAG GCACCACGGCAGCTTCTGgaaagccctgagcagctgcttcccCCCGCGCTGGCACGGGCCCATGCTGCTCATCTGTGGCTCAGCCTACGTGGCTCTCCTCGGTGATGGGCAGCCACTCTGCCTCCACCTCATCTTGGCTAGTCTGTGCCAGCTCCTCGTCCTTGCCCTGGGGCTCCAC AAGCCCTCAGCAGTGGAGATGTCTGAGATGTCCGAGAGGTCCAAGCAGAACGTCGCTCATGGGCTTGCCTGGTCCTATTACGTTGGGTACCTAAAAATAGTCCTGCCAC GGATGAAAAAGTCCATGGAGGAATTCTGCAGAGCCAATCCCAACCTCCTGGCATGCAGGAAGACCTGGAAGCTCCACATCTTGATCCCTCTGAGCTGTGATGTCTATGATGACCTGGAGAAAGCTGACAGCAATATCCAGTATGTGACAGACCTCACTGAAACCACCCTAGCCCGAGCTGGCACCAAAAAGAGGGTGTACAAACACAGCCTCTATGCAATCAGGGATGAAGAAAACCAG ctctggtACTGTGCTGTGGAATATGCCACCCCGCTGCAGTCCCTCTACGCCATGTCCCAGGATGAGTGTGCTGCCTTCAGCCGGGAGGAGCGCCTGGAGCAGGCCAAGCTTTTCTACAGGACCTTGGAGGAGATCCTGAAAGGCTCCAAGGAGTGTGCAGATGCCTACCGGCTCATTGCCTACGAGG AGCCAGAAGAAGCAGAGACCTGCTTCTTGTCCAGAGAGATCATGTGGCACTTGCAGCAGGAGCATCGCGAGGAGATCACCATGCTTGAGGGGAACCACCTGCACACCCCGTCCATGGCCCTGGACTCAGCAGAGCTCAACCTCCAGATCAGTGTGTCAGACCTGCCACAGCCACTGCGCACTGACGGCTTCTAG
- the STING1 gene encoding stimulator of interferon genes protein isoform X1: MCTSTSPYVAEAPGACLQQPPEGAPAAQAAAQSPGTTAGETWGWQLETAPCCCGCWERAAADPPSPSQMPREPRQRRAPLIPEARGGRAQRAVCVLLALCAGALLLAGESLVPTARSLIFHFATLQIGALLKGICCLAEEIFHLHSRHHGSFWKALSSCFPPRWHGPMLLICGSAYVALLGDGQPLCLHLILASLCQLLVLALGLHKPSAVEMSEMSERSKQNVAHGLAWSYYVGYLKIVLPRMKKSMEEFCRANPNLLACRKTWKLHILIPLSCDVYDDLEKADSNIQYVTDLTETTLARAGTKKRVYKHSLYAIRDEENQLWYCAVEYATPLQSLYAMSQDECAAFSREERLEQAKLFYRTLEEILKGSKECADAYRLIAYEEPEEAETCFLSREIMWHLQQEHREEITMLEGNHLHTPSMALDSAELNLQISVSDLPQPLRTDGF; encoded by the exons ATGTGCACGTCTACCAGCCCGTACGTCGCCGAGGCTCCGGGTGCGTGTCTGCAGCAGCCTCCGGAAGGAGCCCCAGCTGCCCAGGCGGCAGCGCAGAGCCCGGGAACCACAGCGGGGGAAacctggggctggcagctggaaaCTGCTCCG tgctgctgtgggtgctgggaaCGAGCTGCTGCTGACCCCCCATCTCCATCGCAGATGCCCCGGGAGCCGAGGCAGCGCCGTGCCCCGCTGATCCCCGAGgcccgcggcgggcgggcgcaGCGCGCTGTGTGCGTGCTGCTGGCGCTGTGCgccggggctctgctcctcGCCGGGGAGTCCCTCGTGCCCACCGCCCGCAGCCTCATCTTCCACTTCGCCACCCTGCAGATCGGGGCGCTGCTCAAGGGCATCTGCTGCCTGGCCGAGGAGATCTTCCACCTCCACTCCAG GCACCACGGCAGCTTCTGgaaagccctgagcagctgcttcccCCCGCGCTGGCACGGGCCCATGCTGCTCATCTGTGGCTCAGCCTACGTGGCTCTCCTCGGTGATGGGCAGCCACTCTGCCTCCACCTCATCTTGGCTAGTCTGTGCCAGCTCCTCGTCCTTGCCCTGGGGCTCCAC AAGCCCTCAGCAGTGGAGATGTCTGAGATGTCCGAGAGGTCCAAGCAGAACGTCGCTCATGGGCTTGCCTGGTCCTATTACGTTGGGTACCTAAAAATAGTCCTGCCAC GGATGAAAAAGTCCATGGAGGAATTCTGCAGAGCCAATCCCAACCTCCTGGCATGCAGGAAGACCTGGAAGCTCCACATCTTGATCCCTCTGAGCTGTGATGTCTATGATGACCTGGAGAAAGCTGACAGCAATATCCAGTATGTGACAGACCTCACTGAAACCACCCTAGCCCGAGCTGGCACCAAAAAGAGGGTGTACAAACACAGCCTCTATGCAATCAGGGATGAAGAAAACCAG ctctggtACTGTGCTGTGGAATATGCCACCCCGCTGCAGTCCCTCTACGCCATGTCCCAGGATGAGTGTGCTGCCTTCAGCCGGGAGGAGCGCCTGGAGCAGGCCAAGCTTTTCTACAGGACCTTGGAGGAGATCCTGAAAGGCTCCAAGGAGTGTGCAGATGCCTACCGGCTCATTGCCTACGAGG AGCCAGAAGAAGCAGAGACCTGCTTCTTGTCCAGAGAGATCATGTGGCACTTGCAGCAGGAGCATCGCGAGGAGATCACCATGCTTGAGGGGAACCACCTGCACACCCCGTCCATGGCCCTGGACTCAGCAGAGCTCAACCTCCAGATCAGTGTGTCAGACCTGCCACAGCCACTGCGCACTGACGGCTTCTAG